The genomic region GGTCCCTTGGCCGTGGACGGGTCGACGGCGCGCCCCTTCTGGGTGATCTCGACGGCGCCCGCCTCCACCAGCCGTCGGGCGGCGCGTCGAGCCGGTTCCATCAGGTCGCGCCAGTCGTCGTCGGTCCCGACGGCCCGGGCGGCGTCGGACGGGCAGATGGTCGCGCTCGCGGCGCGCCCGGCGAGCAGGTCGAGGATCGTCTGCTCGAGCTGCTGGTCGACGTCGGTGACGCCGCGCCGCCGACACGTGGTGCTGCAGTACTTGACGGTGTCCCAGTCGCGCTCCCACTTCTTGCGCCACTCGATCGTGCGTCCGCAGGAGGCGCAGGTCTTGGCGGGGTGGGTCACCGCTCCAGTGTGGGCGCGAGGC from Aeromicrobium sp. Sec7.5 harbors:
- a CDS encoding DUF2256 and DUF3253 domain-containing protein translates to MTHPAKTCASCGRTIEWRKKWERDWDTVKYCSTTCRRRGVTDVDQQLEQTILDLLAGRAASATICPSDAARAVGTDDDWRDLMEPARRAARRLVEAGAVEITQKGRAVDPSTAKGPIRIRRVTS